In a genomic window of Virgibacillus sp. SK37:
- the megL gene encoding methionine gamma-lyase, which produces MQKKNNRFETAVIHDGYDAKDMLGSLTTPLFQTSTFTFETAEQGEKRFAGEEEGFIYSRLGNPTVRALEERIATLENGERGLAFGSGMAAVSAILFALTKANDHILCSSGLYGCTFGLLQMLHEKFNISYDFSSMETKEEIRSLIKEETACIYVETPINPTMKLIDLQLVAEVAKEYGIPVIVDNTFSSPYIQRPLDLGCDVVVHSATKYIGGHGDVVAGLAVGKKDFFDSVAMTTQKDIGGIISPFDAWLLLRGLKTLPVRMDRHCENAEKIVEKLESHPKILTVYYPGSKRNPDFSICEKQMKRGGGMISFAVDGTKADAQELLNKLNFIKIAVSLGDAETLIQHPATMTHSVVPEESREKMGITDQLIRLSVGLEAWEDIWSDLEQALNQLK; this is translated from the coding sequence ATGCAAAAAAAGAATAATAGATTTGAAACAGCAGTGATTCATGATGGATACGACGCCAAGGATATGCTAGGAAGCCTGACTACCCCATTGTTTCAAACATCTACATTTACGTTTGAAACTGCTGAGCAGGGAGAAAAACGTTTCGCAGGAGAAGAGGAAGGGTTTATTTACTCAAGATTAGGAAACCCAACAGTGAGAGCCTTGGAAGAAAGAATTGCCACATTGGAAAATGGAGAAAGAGGCCTGGCATTTGGGTCAGGAATGGCTGCTGTATCAGCCATTTTATTCGCATTAACAAAGGCAAATGATCATATATTGTGTTCGTCAGGTTTATATGGCTGCACGTTTGGTTTGCTTCAAATGCTCCATGAGAAATTCAATATATCCTATGATTTTTCTTCCATGGAAACAAAAGAAGAAATTCGTTCACTGATTAAAGAGGAAACAGCTTGTATATACGTAGAAACGCCAATAAATCCAACAATGAAATTGATTGACCTTCAGCTTGTGGCTGAAGTTGCCAAAGAATATGGAATTCCTGTTATTGTTGATAATACATTTTCTTCACCATATATACAGCGTCCATTGGATTTAGGCTGTGATGTGGTTGTTCACAGTGCTACAAAGTATATTGGAGGACACGGGGATGTAGTAGCAGGACTAGCTGTTGGAAAAAAAGACTTTTTTGACTCTGTTGCTATGACAACACAAAAGGATATCGGTGGGATTATATCACCGTTTGATGCATGGCTCTTGTTAAGAGGATTAAAGACATTACCAGTGAGAATGGATCGTCATTGTGAGAATGCAGAGAAAATAGTTGAGAAACTGGAAAGCCACCCGAAAATTTTAACTGTGTATTACCCGGGAAGTAAGAGAAATCCTGATTTTTCTATTTGCGAAAAGCAAATGAAACGTGGTGGTGGAATGATCTCCTTTGCTGTGGATGGGACGAAAGCAGATGCCCAGGAACTGCTGAATAAGCTTAACTTTATTAAAATAGCTGTCAGTCTTGGTGATGCAGAGACGTTGATTCAACACCCTGCAACGATGACCCACTCCGTAGTACCTGAAGAATCCAGAGAGAAAATGGGAATTACAGACCAGCTTATCCGATTATCCGTTGGTTTGGAAGCTTGGGAAGATATATGGAGCGATTTAGAGCAAGCCTTAAACCAATTGAAGTAA
- the rarD gene encoding EamA family transporter RarD, whose protein sequence is MNTNQVRNSIIYAIGAYIIWGFLPIYWKQVESVPAGEILAHRIIWSFVFMLIILLITGKWPAFIKECKSFTKSKKKVIFISLAAIVISLNWLTYIWAVNSNHVIQASLGYYINPLVSILLGIIFLKENMTRRQIFSFILASLGVIYLTISYGVFPWVSLALAFSFGVYGLLKKVVDVGAMTGLTIETFVVTPFALLYLFLLPETTFKWVEVGTATNLLLMGAGIMTAIPLLLFAAGAKHIPLGMIGFLQYFAPTIMLLLGVFLYEETFTSAHLIAFSLIWIALINYMGAAYRPNKTRKNRKLLN, encoded by the coding sequence ATGAATACGAATCAAGTAAGAAACAGTATTATTTATGCTATAGGTGCTTATATCATTTGGGGATTTTTGCCGATATATTGGAAACAGGTAGAATCGGTCCCAGCAGGCGAAATTCTGGCACACCGAATTATCTGGTCTTTTGTTTTTATGCTAATTATTTTACTTATTACCGGAAAGTGGCCTGCATTTATAAAAGAATGTAAATCATTTACCAAAAGCAAGAAGAAAGTCATATTTATTTCTTTAGCAGCCATTGTTATTAGCTTAAATTGGCTAACATATATATGGGCGGTTAACAGCAACCATGTCATCCAGGCAAGCTTAGGATATTATATTAATCCTCTTGTCAGCATTCTTTTGGGAATAATTTTTTTAAAGGAAAATATGACACGGAGACAAATCTTTTCTTTTATTCTTGCATCTTTGGGAGTGATCTATCTTACTATCAGCTACGGGGTATTTCCATGGGTCTCACTCGCATTAGCATTTAGTTTTGGTGTGTATGGTTTATTAAAAAAAGTGGTTGATGTGGGGGCAATGACCGGCCTGACAATTGAAACATTTGTTGTTACTCCTTTTGCCTTACTCTATTTATTTTTATTGCCTGAAACTACTTTTAAATGGGTGGAGGTAGGAACAGCAACAAACCTGCTTCTAATGGGCGCTGGTATAATGACTGCAATTCCTTTGCTCCTATTTGCTGCTGGTGCCAAGCATATTCCATTGGGGATGATCGGCTTTTTACAATACTTTGCCCCTACTATTATGCTATTACTTGGTGTATTTCTTTATGAAGAGACGTTCACGTCAGCTCACCTTATTGCTTTCTCATTAATATGGATAGCACTTATCAATTATATGGGAGCAGCATATCGGCCTAATAAAACCAGAAAAAATAGAAAATTATTAAATTAA
- a CDS encoding O-acetylhomoserine aminocarboxypropyltransferase/cysteine synthase family protein, producing the protein MAQFHFQNPETVLLHGGQSADPTTGSRAVPIYQTTSYVFRDTEHAQNLFGLAEPGNIYSRIGNPTVDTFEQRVAELEDGVAAVATSSGMAAITFAILNIASAGDEIIADSNLYGGTYNLFANTLARYGIQVNFVDGTDHKAIEAAITDKTKAIYGEIITNPSLNVFDVENIANIAHKHEIPLIIDNTFAPYITKPLSWGADIVVHSATKWIGGHGTAIGGVVVDGGKFNWDNGKFPGFTEPDESYNGLRFIDVGAPAFAIKLRVQLLRDIGACLSPQNAFLLLQGLETLHLRIERHTQNAIEVANYLENHQAVEWVNYPGLADHPSHQLAKKYFRNGYGSVITFGIKGGREAGRKLIDSIELWSHVANVGDAKSLIIHPASTTHQQLGEEDLVKSGVSEELIRLSIGLESSNDILFTLDQAIAKATDEPVTITFKEGDAVKWLVSSPFDRSNGGIRKKVITVAGAEKQETKEKVAKLQSLGFEVSSLSTNEGKIDAVWIPGKENTKTSIEELINKQVAILFVEQPSLHENLVENAAAAGITVIAETDPYNEAIRTRSGGSLNIPVEV; encoded by the coding sequence ATGGCTCAATTTCATTTTCAAAATCCGGAAACAGTATTACTACACGGAGGGCAATCAGCTGACCCGACCACAGGTTCACGCGCTGTGCCTATCTATCAAACTACTTCCTATGTATTTCGTGACACAGAGCATGCACAGAATTTATTTGGTTTAGCTGAACCAGGCAATATATATTCTCGTATTGGGAATCCAACTGTCGATACATTTGAACAGCGGGTTGCAGAACTAGAAGATGGTGTCGCAGCGGTGGCCACTTCTTCCGGTATGGCAGCCATAACTTTCGCTATATTAAATATTGCCAGTGCTGGTGATGAAATTATTGCTGATAGTAATTTATATGGAGGAACATATAACTTATTTGCTAACACACTGGCACGCTATGGTATTCAAGTGAATTTTGTTGACGGTACAGACCATAAAGCAATTGAAGCAGCGATAACAGATAAGACAAAAGCAATTTATGGAGAAATCATCACAAACCCTAGTTTAAATGTATTTGATGTAGAAAATATAGCAAATATTGCCCATAAGCATGAGATTCCTCTAATTATTGATAATACATTCGCTCCATATATTACGAAGCCACTTAGCTGGGGAGCAGATATTGTGGTTCACTCTGCTACAAAATGGATCGGTGGACATGGAACAGCTATTGGGGGAGTTGTTGTAGATGGCGGCAAGTTCAATTGGGATAATGGAAAATTCCCTGGTTTCACAGAACCAGACGAAAGTTATAATGGCTTACGATTTATAGATGTAGGGGCTCCTGCTTTTGCGATTAAGCTACGCGTACAGCTATTACGCGATATCGGAGCTTGTCTCAGCCCACAAAATGCATTTCTTTTACTGCAAGGATTGGAAACATTGCACTTACGTATTGAAAGACATACTCAGAATGCAATAGAAGTAGCTAATTACTTGGAAAATCACCAAGCTGTAGAGTGGGTAAACTATCCTGGCTTAGCCGACCACCCTTCTCACCAACTTGCCAAGAAATACTTTAGAAATGGGTATGGGTCTGTTATTACCTTTGGTATTAAGGGAGGACGTGAGGCTGGCAGGAAGCTAATTGATTCGATTGAATTATGGTCCCATGTAGCAAACGTAGGTGATGCTAAATCATTAATTATTCATCCTGCTTCAACCACACATCAACAATTGGGAGAAGAAGATTTAGTAAAGAGTGGTGTCTCTGAAGAATTAATCCGCCTATCAATAGGGCTTGAATCATCGAATGATATTCTTTTTACACTTGATCAAGCCATTGCAAAAGCTACAGATGAACCTGTAACAATTACATTTAAAGAAGGTGATGCTGTGAAGTGGCTTGTTTCCTCTCCTTTTGACCGAAGTAATGGAGGAATACGTAAAAAAGTTATTACAGTGGCAGGTGCAGAAAAACAAGAAACGAAGGAAAAAGTGGCTAAACTGCAATCACTTGGATTTGAAGTCAGCTCGTTATCCACGAATGAGGGAAAAATAGACGCAGTTTGGATCCCAGGCAAAGAGAACACTAAAACTAGTATAGAAGAGTTAATAAATAAACAGGTAGCTATTCTTTTTGTGGAACAACCTTCTCTACATGAAAACCTAGTTGAGAATGCTGCAGCTGCCGGGATTACCGTAATTGCGGAAACGGACCCTTATAATGAAGCTATCCGTACTAGGAGTGGAGGGTCCTTGAATATTCCGGTAGAAGTTTAA
- a CDS encoding SGNH/GDSL hydrolase family protein translates to MNKKIIALITGVVMLIGIAVIIINMNQPEPDFKNVRITDEDEETITQQPTNDEEENMQEEDSENSAPLKEIVVKAVKQTVDFFSTKETQILAIGDSLTQGVGDSTEQGGYVGILDRSINQQEELVDFANLGIRGNRSDQLLKRLEKPEVVDAINEADIILITIGANDIMKVVKENFTHLKMEDFTEEKQNYEQRLEKIFNKMESINPDSHIYLLGFYNPFKQYFEDIKELSLIIEEWNESGRKIAGDHENITYIPTADLFDEDDTNLFSEDNFHPNELGYKRIARRVLNYLTHEEG, encoded by the coding sequence ATGAATAAGAAAATTATTGCTTTAATAACAGGCGTGGTCATGCTAATAGGAATTGCAGTTATTATAATAAACATGAATCAACCTGAGCCCGATTTTAAAAATGTACGGATTACAGATGAAGATGAGGAAACAATTACTCAGCAACCTACAAATGACGAAGAAGAAAATATGCAGGAGGAAGACTCCGAAAATTCAGCTCCATTAAAAGAAATAGTAGTAAAGGCTGTTAAACAAACTGTTGACTTCTTCTCTACGAAAGAAACCCAAATCTTAGCAATTGGAGATTCTTTAACACAGGGTGTCGGAGATAGCACAGAGCAAGGTGGTTATGTTGGTATATTAGACCGTTCCATCAACCAGCAAGAAGAATTAGTTGATTTCGCTAATCTCGGTATTCGAGGCAACCGATCTGATCAGCTGTTGAAGCGCCTGGAGAAACCCGAAGTGGTAGACGCAATTAATGAAGCAGACATCATTTTAATTACTATTGGTGCAAATGATATTATGAAAGTTGTAAAAGAAAACTTTACTCATCTAAAAATGGAGGACTTCACTGAGGAAAAGCAAAACTATGAACAGCGTTTAGAAAAAATCTTTAATAAGATGGAATCAATAAACCCTGATTCACATATATACTTATTAGGTTTTTATAACCCTTTCAAACAATATTTTGAAGATATTAAAGAACTTAGTTTAATCATTGAAGAGTGGAACGAATCTGGACGAAAAATTGCTGGAGATCATGAGAATATTACTTATATACCTACAGCTGATTTATTTGATGAGGATGATACTAATTTATTCTCAGAGGATAATTTCCATCCGAATGAACTTGGCTATAAACGAATTGCCCGACGAGTATTAAATTATTTAACCCATGAAGAAGGATGA
- a CDS encoding YpmS family protein, whose amino-acid sequence MTTRTNQSKRKSKWKKLFFTLLIVNILLVLVFVSLIFWPVSKKEYAVKEETPAEDSSVFVVRTTKNNLNELVNAYIGELNDSKHQYKIELEEDVHLIGELPVFSSTVPLSVHLEPLVQENGDIILKLKSISVGLLQLPNKKIMEYMGKYLPMPEWVTVNPKEEEIYVAVTDMKIKSNFEVAVEQIDLDANNLAFKIKVPYKTLGIEQVD is encoded by the coding sequence ATGACCACGAGAACAAATCAATCAAAAAGAAAAAGCAAGTGGAAAAAACTGTTTTTCACTCTGCTAATCGTAAATATACTTTTAGTTCTTGTTTTTGTATCATTAATTTTTTGGCCAGTTTCTAAAAAAGAATATGCCGTTAAAGAAGAAACACCTGCGGAGGACAGCTCCGTATTCGTTGTCCGAACAACCAAGAATAATTTAAATGAACTTGTAAACGCGTATATTGGAGAATTAAATGACAGTAAACATCAATATAAAATTGAATTGGAAGAAGACGTTCATTTAATTGGCGAATTACCGGTATTTTCTTCAACTGTTCCTTTATCCGTGCATTTGGAACCGCTCGTGCAGGAGAACGGAGACATAATTCTTAAATTAAAATCGATTTCTGTTGGCCTGCTTCAGTTACCAAACAAAAAAATAATGGAGTATATGGGTAAATACTTACCAATGCCTGAATGGGTAACCGTCAATCCAAAGGAAGAAGAAATATATGTAGCAGTAACTGATATGAAAATTAAAAGTAACTTCGAGGTCGCAGTAGAACAGATAGATTTGGATGCAAATAACCTTGCATTTAAAATCAAGGTGCCATATAAGACGCTGGGGATCGAGCAAGTGGATTAA
- the thpD gene encoding ectoine hydroxylase produces MEDLYPSRKNSQPEILERKDPVIHTDRSKDNQAPISTEQLDSYEKNGFLQIKNFFSEEEVSDMQKAIFELQDSKMDVDSKKVIREPESDDIRSIFHVHKDDAYFKKVANDQRILDIVNHLLGSDVYIHQSRINYKPGFKGKEFDWHSDFETWHVEDGMPRMRAVSVSIALSDNYTFNGPLMLIPGSQNYYVSCVGETPEDNYKDSLKKQKVGVPDEESLRWLAEKGGGISVPTGKAGSITLFESNTMHGSTSNMTPYPRNNLFMVYNSVENRLVEPFSGGNARPEYIAVREKQAMYSG; encoded by the coding sequence ATGGAAGATCTATATCCTTCAAGAAAAAATAGCCAACCGGAGATTTTGGAAAGGAAGGATCCGGTAATTCATACAGATCGATCCAAAGATAATCAAGCTCCTATTTCAACAGAACAGCTTGATTCCTATGAAAAAAATGGGTTTTTGCAAATAAAGAATTTCTTCTCTGAAGAGGAAGTTTCTGATATGCAGAAAGCCATTTTTGAATTGCAGGACTCAAAAATGGACGTAGATTCCAAAAAGGTTATCCGTGAGCCGGAGAGTGATGACATTCGCTCTATTTTTCACGTACACAAAGATGATGCTTATTTTAAAAAAGTGGCCAATGATCAGCGAATCTTGGATATCGTAAATCATCTTTTGGGAAGTGATGTATATATACATCAATCTCGAATTAACTATAAACCAGGTTTTAAGGGTAAGGAATTTGACTGGCATTCTGATTTTGAAACATGGCATGTTGAGGACGGGATGCCTCGTATGCGTGCAGTAAGTGTATCGATTGCATTATCAGATAACTATACTTTTAACGGGCCTTTAATGCTTATACCAGGGTCCCAGAACTACTATGTTAGCTGTGTAGGCGAAACGCCAGAGGACAATTACAAAGATTCATTGAAGAAGCAAAAAGTTGGTGTTCCTGATGAAGAAAGCCTTCGTTGGCTTGCAGAAAAAGGTGGAGGAATTTCCGTACCTACAGGAAAAGCGGGTTCCATTACTTTGTTTGAGTCAAATACGATGCATGGCTCTACAAGTAATATGACACCATATCCGCGTAATAATCTGTTTATGGTATATAATAGTGTAGAAAATAGATTGGTGGAGCCATTTTCCGGTGGCAATGCACGACCGGAATATATTGCTGTCCGCGAGAAGCAAGCAATGTATAGCGGATAG